In one Candidatus Peribacter riflensis genomic region, the following are encoded:
- a CDS encoding crossover junction endodeoxyribonuclease RuvC, which translates to MKNGPRNSQKQARRILGIDPGLATTGLGLIEADERRQLTVLEWLTISTAAGLPLSDRLEEIRKDLLTYLQEHRPDLAVVERLFFSTNVKTAFDVAQVRGVILLTLAEQGIACLEPNPLTLKSCITGDGRADKRQMQDMLCRILDLKEIPKPDDAADALALAVFGAMQQQGLGIEGRA; encoded by the coding sequence ATGAAAAACGGCCCCAGAAACTCCCAAAAACAGGCCCGGAGGATCCTTGGCATTGACCCCGGTCTCGCCACCACCGGGCTCGGGCTCATCGAAGCGGATGAACGGCGGCAACTCACTGTGCTGGAATGGCTTACGATCTCAACGGCTGCAGGGCTTCCGCTTTCGGATCGTCTGGAGGAAATCCGCAAGGATCTCCTGACCTACCTGCAGGAGCACCGGCCCGATCTCGCCGTCGTCGAACGACTCTTCTTCTCGACGAACGTCAAAACCGCCTTCGACGTGGCGCAGGTGCGCGGCGTGATTCTGCTCACCCTCGCCGAGCAGGGCATCGCCTGCCTGGAGCCCAATCCCCTCACCCTCAAATCCTGCATCACAGGTGACGGGCGCGCCGATAAGCGCCAGATGCAGGATATGCTCTGTCGCATACTGGATCTGAAAGAAATTCCGAAGCCCGATGATGCCGCAGACGCTCTGGCGCTGGCGGTCTTCGGGGCGATGCAACAACAAGGGTTAGGAATAGAGGGTCGGGCGTAG
- a CDS encoding DNA replication and repair protein RecF, protein MRVTSLSLQQFRSYTALDLVFGDGDLHVLQGANAAGKTNLLEAFSLLSTGRSFLGVEEDHLIAWGHMYYRIRATVRSDARETQTIEIVSQSAPRRQRAGFLNDVRMPIGRLTGMLPAVTFLPQDLELFSGSPARRRDLLNDLLVQVAPEFSAHLQTYQKVLKQRNALLKKIREGTGREQDLTVWDDALAREGAAVTLGHVELLKVLQCTLEEELHALGEAWRQVELLYDRHGRATTFEGIESELKHDLLHFRERDLLIGTTTIGPHRHDWRIDVEGRELATFASRGQQRTAVLALLFLQVSYMEVRRGEKPVILLDDVFSELDHVHQERLMTSLKGHQVLLTTTHGVPGVSSATVWEVGGGKVMEQGVGLGRGA, encoded by the coding sequence ATGCGTGTCACTTCTCTCTCGCTCCAGCAGTTCCGCTCCTACACCGCACTGGATCTTGTGTTCGGCGACGGTGATCTGCATGTTCTGCAGGGGGCGAATGCCGCAGGCAAGACGAATCTTCTTGAAGCGTTCTCCCTCCTCTCGACCGGGCGCTCCTTTCTCGGTGTCGAGGAGGACCACCTCATCGCATGGGGGCACATGTACTATCGCATTCGCGCGACTGTGCGGTCCGATGCCCGCGAAACACAGACCATCGAGATCGTGAGCCAGAGCGCCCCGCGCCGCCAGCGGGCCGGATTTTTGAATGATGTGCGCATGCCGATCGGCCGCCTTACCGGCATGCTGCCGGCGGTGACGTTTCTGCCGCAGGATCTGGAGCTCTTCAGCGGCTCCCCGGCGCGCCGGCGCGATCTGCTCAATGATCTTCTCGTGCAGGTCGCTCCGGAGTTCTCGGCGCACCTGCAGACGTATCAGAAGGTCCTCAAACAGCGCAATGCGCTCCTCAAAAAGATCCGGGAGGGGACGGGGCGGGAGCAGGATCTGACGGTTTGGGATGACGCACTCGCGCGAGAGGGGGCCGCAGTCACGCTGGGACACGTGGAACTGCTCAAAGTGCTGCAGTGCACGCTGGAGGAGGAGCTGCACGCGCTCGGCGAAGCGTGGCGGCAGGTTGAGCTCCTCTACGACCGCCATGGCCGGGCGACGACCTTCGAGGGGATCGAGAGTGAGCTCAAGCACGATCTTCTTCACTTTCGGGAGCGGGACCTGCTCATCGGCACCACCACGATTGGGCCCCACCGGCACGACTGGCGGATCGACGTGGAGGGGCGGGAGCTCGCGACCTTCGCCTCGCGCGGGCAGCAGCGCACCGCCGTACTGGCTCTGCTCTTTCTGCAGGTGTCGTACATGGAGGTCCGGCGCGGCGAAAAGCCGGTCATCCTCCTCGATGATGTCTTCTCAGAGCTGGATCACGTGCACCAGGAGCGGCTCATGACTTCGCTCAAAGGGCATCAGGTGCTACTCACGACGACGCACGGTGTTCCCGGGGTTTCCTCCGCGACGGTGTGGGAAGTCGGGGGAGGGAAGGTGATGGAACAGGGCGTAGGATTAGGGCGTGGGGCGTAG
- a CDS encoding putative (di)nucleoside polyphosphate hydrolase: protein MKEIYRQCASVVVFRRGANGTEVLLLRKPRRNDAWQLPQGGVEAGETTEVAALRELQEEAGITASLLGQSHRIYQYDYPPSYRRFRPDNVKGQHIAFVFAEVGASAEIVVDGKEINAFIWVKENDLPKYIKRKAYRDLIRGLIAEGIPLLR from the coding sequence ATGAAGGAGATCTACCGTCAGTGTGCGTCCGTCGTCGTCTTCCGGCGCGGGGCCAATGGCACGGAGGTGCTGTTACTTCGCAAGCCACGCAGGAACGATGCCTGGCAGCTGCCGCAGGGGGGCGTGGAAGCAGGAGAGACCACAGAGGTGGCTGCGCTGCGCGAACTGCAAGAGGAGGCGGGCATCACCGCATCACTCCTCGGGCAGAGTCATCGCATCTACCAGTATGACTACCCGCCGTCCTACCGCCGCTTTCGTCCAGATAACGTCAAAGGGCAGCACATCGCATTCGTGTTTGCCGAAGTGGGCGCGTCTGCAGAGATCGTCGTGGACGGCAAAGAGATCAATGCATTCATCTGGGTGAAAGAGAACGACCTGCCGAAGTACATCAAGCGCAAGGCCTACCGGGATCTCATCCGCGGTCTCATCGCCGAGGGGATTCCTTTGCTCCGGTGA
- a CDS encoding thioredoxin reductase (NADPH) — MFDTAIIGLGAAGYTAAIYAARYKLTTLLVGEEEGGMGNTAAEVGNWPGDIEVTGPELMERMKKHAVSFSEVTLRQTRVAKVEKTKDGFRLTFTDGKAEEAKTVIFATGSNKRHLNVKGEKEFAGKGVSYCATCDAFFFKGKTVAVVGGGDAAVEGAAIVAQVTKKLYVIHRRKEFKAEPYWVEKLKEKTNVTFVLERQVREITGDAKVTALVLDQPFEGSDRLAVDGVFVEIGATPAVEMAQSLGCALDERGYLKVDAAQQTSVPGAFAAGDVSGASNHFAQFVTAAGEGAVAVSGVFSYLQR, encoded by the coding sequence ATGTTCGACACTGCCATTATCGGCCTCGGGGCCGCCGGGTACACCGCCGCGATCTACGCGGCGCGCTACAAACTCACGACGCTCCTTGTCGGCGAGGAGGAAGGCGGCATGGGCAATACGGCTGCCGAAGTGGGCAACTGGCCGGGCGACATCGAAGTGACGGGGCCGGAGCTGATGGAGCGGATGAAGAAGCACGCGGTGAGTTTTTCGGAAGTGACACTGAGGCAGACGCGCGTCGCGAAGGTCGAAAAGACGAAGGACGGGTTTCGGCTGACGTTCACCGATGGCAAGGCGGAGGAGGCCAAGACTGTCATTTTTGCGACGGGGTCCAACAAGCGTCATCTCAATGTGAAGGGCGAGAAGGAGTTCGCCGGCAAGGGGGTTTCGTACTGCGCCACGTGCGATGCATTCTTCTTCAAGGGCAAGACCGTCGCCGTGGTGGGGGGAGGGGATGCGGCCGTGGAAGGAGCAGCTATCGTGGCTCAGGTGACGAAGAAGCTCTACGTGATCCACCGGCGCAAAGAGTTCAAGGCCGAGCCGTACTGGGTCGAGAAGCTCAAAGAGAAGACCAATGTGACGTTCGTCCTCGAACGACAAGTGAGGGAGATCACCGGCGATGCGAAGGTGACGGCACTCGTGCTCGACCAGCCCTTCGAAGGGTCTGATCGCCTGGCGGTGGACGGCGTGTTCGTCGAGATCGGCGCGACCCCGGCCGTCGAGATGGCGCAATCCCTCGGCTGTGCCTTGGATGAACGCGGATACCTCAAGGTGGATGCTGCACAGCAGACCTCTGTTCCCGGCGCCTTTGCCGCGGGGGATGTCTCGGGCGCCAGCAATCACTTCGCCCAATTCGTGACGGCGGCGGGGGAGGGGGCGGTGGCTGTTTCCGGGGTGTTTAGTTATTTGCAGAGATAA
- a CDS encoding putative secreted calcium-binding protein encodes MLSVDWFRVWIAAQDTGTVSDAWISVEGHGPITFGDSDQDGLADLTVENINAVGQTRVQTYEAPVEISALAVAGYWGPAQIDATQLQAEFWCWGGYLDTAVFGARDYPNHITGESGNDYILGGNQSDELWGEAGHDWLLGGTGRDTLWGGEGVDVLSGNLIDGGAYADGVQDYLDAGCGAADYYGFEKIDIVVPDNVAWIHDLYFEALYHTPAPYPDPVPVPADFCVADQQYDPAGEYWLLRGHSLVLSASSFCDPLGRVPVNVTIDGVDHGLHLFASHLRIEVPDIHSVHIDVEADRQLTEAGYRIDVVLLPPLLS; translated from the coding sequence ATGCTCTCGGTCGACTGGTTCCGTGTGTGGATCGCTGCGCAAGACACAGGAACAGTCAGTGATGCGTGGATATCGGTCGAAGGCCACGGTCCGATCACCTTCGGTGACAGCGATCAGGATGGGCTCGCCGATCTTACGGTCGAGAACATCAACGCCGTCGGGCAAACGCGGGTGCAAACCTACGAAGCCCCGGTGGAGATCTCTGCGCTGGCGGTGGCCGGCTACTGGGGACCTGCCCAGATCGACGCCACACAGCTGCAAGCCGAATTCTGGTGCTGGGGTGGCTACCTCGACACCGCAGTGTTCGGCGCCCGCGACTATCCCAACCACATCACGGGTGAGTCGGGCAACGACTACATCCTGGGTGGCAACCAGAGCGACGAGCTCTGGGGTGAAGCCGGTCATGACTGGCTTCTGGGTGGCACGGGCCGCGATACCCTGTGGGGTGGAGAGGGCGTGGATGTCCTCTCGGGCAACCTGATCGACGGTGGGGCGTACGCGGACGGTGTTCAGGATTACCTGGACGCTGGCTGTGGCGCAGCCGACTACTACGGGTTCGAGAAGATCGACATCGTGGTGCCCGACAACGTGGCGTGGATCCACGACCTCTACTTTGAGGCCCTGTACCACACGCCCGCTCCCTACCCGGATCCGGTGCCGGTTCCCGCAGATTTCTGCGTGGCCGACCAGCAGTACGATCCGGCAGGGGAGTACTGGTTGCTGCGCGGACACTCCCTGGTCCTCTCGGCTTCCTCCTTCTGTGATCCGCTGGGTCGCGTTCCTGTGAACGTCACCATCGACGGCGTCGATCACGGGCTGCACCTGTTCGCTTCGCATCTCCGCATCGAGGTGCCGGATATCCATTCGGTACACATCGATGTCGAGGCCGATCGGCAGCTGACGGAGGCGGGGTACCGCATCGACGTGGTGCTCCTTCCGCCGCTTCTGAGCTAG
- a CDS encoding phosphoribosyl transferase domain-containing protein, with the protein MARLPFHSRTEAGKELAGLLRSYAGKKDTLILALVRGGVVVGRALADALRLPIFPYVVRKLGHPAHREYALGAIAEGGGTSLDEEAMRMSGITWEDMEPIIEEETAELKRRKESYAVHTRPALKGKVILLVDDGAATGATLFAAIEDLRTAKVKKIVVALPVSPPDTAVKLTEKVDDVVVLSAPDPFEAVGRWYRAFPQVEDEEVMQLLASGPGTKAVR; encoded by the coding sequence ATGGCCCGTCTGCCCTTCCACTCACGTACGGAAGCCGGCAAGGAACTCGCCGGGCTGCTGCGCTCGTACGCCGGCAAGAAGGACACGCTGATCCTCGCCCTCGTCCGCGGCGGCGTGGTGGTAGGAAGGGCCCTGGCCGATGCCCTCAGGCTCCCGATATTCCCGTACGTGGTTCGCAAGCTCGGACATCCTGCCCACCGCGAGTACGCCCTGGGGGCGATTGCGGAGGGAGGCGGAACCTCTCTCGATGAGGAAGCCATGCGCATGAGCGGCATCACATGGGAAGACATGGAACCGATCATCGAGGAGGAGACAGCGGAATTGAAGCGCCGCAAAGAGTCGTACGCCGTACACACCCGACCTGCATTGAAAGGCAAAGTGATCCTTCTGGTGGATGACGGTGCGGCCACGGGCGCAACTCTCTTCGCCGCCATCGAGGATCTGCGCACGGCCAAGGTGAAGAAGATTGTCGTGGCGCTCCCCGTGAGCCCGCCGGATACCGCCGTGAAGCTCACAGAGAAGGTGGATGATGTCGTTGTGCTGTCGGCCCCCGATCCCTTCGAAGCCGTGGGACGGTGGTACCGGGCATTCCCCCAAGTGGAGGATGAGGAGGTCATGCAACTGCTCGCTTCCGGGCCGGGGACGAAAGCAGTAAGATAA
- a CDS encoding UDP-N-acetylmuramoyl-L-alanyl-D-glutamate synthetase — MHIRDLSGKSICILGYGREGQAMLKALEEHAPGCEITVADQDAAITLPKGSRHWLQVGDGWLKNLDKFDVLIKSPGIPPHPVLEAYRSALISPTQIFFDSIRDSGAMVIGVTGSKGKSTTASLLYHILQTSQPAHQPTSRILLVGNIGEPAIAHLKDAAPGTTCGERSRTIFVMEMSSYQLMDLTTSPHLAVVTSFFPEHLDYHGSVEAYGEAKKHIARFQTKEDTVFFMADSAGTLEIAKESRGKRIPFSAADTPVAIGETQLIGTHNLGNIAAAFLVSQELGVEKEIAVAAIRSFTPLPHRLQSLGIKHDIEWVDDSISTTPQSAIAALDALGDRVATIILGGLDRGYDFSPLAERLTQSTVQTVILLPESGKRIGEALKKATAHAQICEAKNMEEAVTLAKQHTRSPIPDSRFPIVLLSPASPSYGHFKNFEDRGEQFARAAQ, encoded by the coding sequence ATGCACATCCGCGACCTCAGCGGCAAATCGATCTGCATTCTCGGCTACGGCCGTGAGGGACAAGCCATGCTCAAGGCGCTGGAGGAGCACGCGCCCGGCTGCGAGATCACGGTCGCGGACCAGGATGCGGCAATCACGCTCCCGAAGGGATCTCGCCACTGGTTGCAGGTGGGAGATGGCTGGCTCAAAAACCTCGACAAGTTCGACGTATTGATCAAATCGCCCGGCATTCCGCCACATCCGGTGCTCGAAGCCTACCGCTCTGCACTCATCTCACCCACCCAGATCTTCTTCGATTCCATTCGAGACTCGGGAGCCATGGTCATTGGAGTGACCGGTTCAAAAGGAAAAAGCACGACGGCCAGTCTTCTGTACCACATCCTCCAAACAAGCCAACCAGCCCACCAGCCAACCAGCCGCATTCTCCTCGTCGGCAACATCGGCGAGCCCGCCATCGCGCACCTGAAGGACGCAGCCCCCGGGACGACCTGTGGTGAGCGCAGTCGAACCATCTTCGTGATGGAGATGAGCAGCTACCAGCTCATGGATCTCACAACAAGCCCGCACCTCGCCGTCGTGACCTCGTTCTTCCCCGAGCACCTGGACTATCATGGATCGGTGGAAGCCTACGGAGAAGCGAAGAAACACATCGCGCGCTTTCAGACCAAAGAGGACACGGTGTTCTTCATGGCTGATTCGGCAGGGACGCTCGAGATCGCCAAAGAGAGCCGCGGAAAGCGCATCCCCTTCTCTGCAGCGGACACTCCGGTGGCGATCGGCGAGACACAGCTCATCGGCACGCACAACCTCGGCAACATTGCAGCCGCCTTCCTCGTCAGTCAGGAGCTTGGAGTTGAAAAAGAGATCGCCGTTGCAGCGATCCGCTCGTTCACTCCCCTGCCCCATCGCCTGCAGAGCCTGGGCATCAAGCACGACATCGAATGGGTGGATGATTCTATTTCCACAACGCCGCAGTCAGCCATCGCCGCGCTCGATGCGCTGGGAGACCGCGTGGCGACGATCATCCTCGGCGGCTTAGACCGCGGCTACGACTTCAGCCCCCTCGCAGAGCGCCTCACACAATCGACAGTACAAACGGTGATTCTTCTTCCCGAGAGCGGAAAGCGAATTGGAGAAGCCCTGAAGAAAGCCACGGCCCACGCTCAGATCTGCGAGGCGAAGAACATGGAAGAAGCCGTCACTCTCGCAAAGCAGCACACCCGAAGTCCGATTCCCGATTCCCGATTCCCAATCGTATTGCTTTCCCCCGCCTCCCCCAGTTACGGGCACTTCAAGAACTTCGAAGACCGGGGGGAGCAATTCGCTCGTGCTGCGCAGTAA
- a CDS encoding Heat shock protein GrpE yields MYLFMATHKKPEPAKESPELIALRAEADALRRESAQLKDMAGRAQADLQNAKDRLERERQDVSKFALEGTLRRLLPTIDNFQRAFTHLPADLKDHDWVKGVAAIEQELVRQVTDLGLQKMESLGAVLDPTQHEVLQTGPGEQGKVIEVFEEGYVFNGKVLRPAKVRVGDGGQAAS; encoded by the coding sequence ATGTATTTGTTCATGGCGACTCACAAGAAACCGGAACCGGCCAAAGAGTCCCCCGAGCTCATTGCGCTCCGCGCGGAAGCGGATGCCCTGCGCAGAGAGTCGGCGCAGCTCAAAGATATGGCAGGCCGCGCGCAGGCGGATCTGCAGAACGCCAAGGACCGGCTGGAGCGGGAGCGGCAGGATGTATCGAAGTTCGCCCTCGAAGGAACACTCCGGCGTCTGCTGCCCACCATCGATAACTTCCAGCGCGCATTCACGCACCTGCCGGCGGATCTGAAGGACCATGATTGGGTGAAGGGGGTGGCGGCGATCGAACAGGAGCTCGTGCGCCAGGTAACGGATCTGGGCCTGCAGAAAATGGAGTCACTCGGTGCGGTGCTCGATCCCACTCAGCATGAAGTGCTGCAGACCGGTCCGGGAGAGCAGGGAAAGGTGATCGAGGTCTTTGAAGAAGGCTACGTGTTCAACGGAAAAGTGCTCCGGCCGGCGAAGGTGCGAGTGGGGGATGGGGGTCAGGCGGCGTCGTGA
- a CDS encoding inner membrane protein, producing MERRGFWKMRQTNGRVRHMFTTLALLIIGFAFLIKGADWLVSGASALARKLGVSDLAIGLTIVAFGTSMPEFMVNMIASLQGNSDIAIGNVVGSNIFNILLILGLSALIAPIIVQRSTTLKEIPFSFLAVLMLLVMANDVFVDGYARSELSRSDGLAFIGFFVIFLIYTMNLPHAGESVATPEATKGTWTSVALIVLGLTGLVLGGKFTVDSAVAIARVLGLSEALIGLTIVAVGTSLPELATSMVAARKKNADIAVGNIVGSNIFNIFWILGVSAVIRPIPFTPAANFDLWVLVAVTVLLFFLIHNGWLLRRIFLWWKQRAHYVIRWWEGAIMVACYCAYIGYIVWRG from the coding sequence ATGGAGCGGCGCGGATTCTGGAAGATGCGCCAGACAAATGGTAGAGTCCGGCACATGTTCACCACGCTCGCACTCCTCATCATCGGTTTTGCGTTCCTCATCAAGGGCGCCGACTGGCTGGTCTCTGGCGCATCCGCTCTCGCAAGGAAGCTGGGAGTATCGGACCTGGCCATCGGGCTCACCATCGTGGCCTTCGGCACCTCCATGCCGGAATTCATGGTGAACATGATCGCGAGTCTGCAGGGCAACAGCGATATCGCCATCGGCAACGTGGTCGGGAGCAACATCTTCAATATCCTCCTGATCCTGGGCCTCTCGGCTCTCATCGCGCCGATCATCGTGCAACGGTCCACCACGCTCAAAGAAATCCCCTTCAGCTTCCTCGCAGTCCTGATGCTGCTCGTCATGGCCAATGACGTGTTTGTGGACGGATATGCGCGATCAGAATTGAGCAGGAGCGACGGTCTGGCCTTCATCGGATTCTTCGTGATCTTCCTGATCTATACGATGAACCTGCCGCACGCCGGGGAATCCGTCGCCACACCTGAAGCAACAAAAGGGACATGGACATCTGTTGCACTCATCGTGCTCGGTCTCACAGGCCTCGTGCTCGGAGGAAAGTTCACCGTAGACTCCGCTGTGGCTATCGCACGCGTACTGGGCCTCTCAGAGGCGCTCATCGGTCTCACTATCGTCGCAGTGGGAACCTCTCTGCCAGAACTGGCGACTTCCATGGTGGCCGCTCGCAAGAAGAACGCCGATATCGCCGTGGGGAACATCGTGGGCAGCAACATCTTCAATATCTTCTGGATCCTCGGGGTGAGCGCCGTGATCCGGCCGATCCCCTTCACGCCGGCAGCCAACTTCGACCTGTGGGTGCTAGTGGCCGTCACCGTGCTCCTCTTCTTCCTCATCCATAACGGATGGCTCTTGCGCAGAATTTTCCTGTGGTGGAAACAACGTGCCCATTACGTCATCCGCTGGTGGGAGGGCGCGATCATGGTCGCCTGTTACTGCGCATACATCGGCTACATCGTGTGGCGCGGATAA
- a CDS encoding cytochrome c oxidase subunit II codes for MKRSFLFSSAVLGVLLTACSLNGSVGTDGGAASSAASSEALAVSSPASEARVVRVEVANWAFTPSLVTAKVGEQVKVEFVGVSGNHGIGVPDLGIDVKLDEGQTAVVDLPTDKAGTFPFRCNVMCGEGHREMKGTIVIE; via the coding sequence ATGAAACGTTCCTTCCTCTTCTCTTCCGCAGTGCTCGGTGTGCTGCTGACAGCCTGTTCCCTGAACGGATCCGTCGGGACTGATGGTGGCGCAGCGTCTTCTGCTGCTTCCTCCGAAGCTCTCGCCGTTTCTTCTCCCGCATCCGAGGCGCGCGTCGTGCGTGTCGAGGTTGCGAACTGGGCATTCACGCCTTCTCTCGTCACCGCGAAGGTGGGCGAGCAGGTAAAAGTGGAATTCGTGGGTGTGAGCGGAAATCACGGCATCGGCGTTCCGGATCTCGGGATCGATGTGAAATTGGATGAGGGCCAGACGGCCGTTGTGGACCTGCCGACGGACAAGGCCGGCACTTTCCCTTTCCGCTGCAACGTGATGTGTGGCGAGGGACACCGCGAGATGAAGGGAACCATCGTGATTGAGTGA
- a CDS encoding alpha/beta hydrolase, whose protein sequence is MQPVLLCLHGWGGSKESFDELKAALDGEDLLILTPDLPGFGLEPEPDRPWSVDDYANWVEVYLQKTLRPTPYAQSPLLLLGHSHGGRIAIKLAARQTNSYKLDHLYLCAAAGIRHRSLKRLLGRMLAGIGRALFAIPGLSKLEPFAKRMLYKLLREHDYERASPIMRQTLARVTAEDLTSLLPKIAVPTDLFWGEDDTYTPIAHGRLMHEGIRGSVLHTFEGTRHRVHRDRALEIASVIRDHL, encoded by the coding sequence ATGCAGCCCGTACTGCTTTGTCTGCACGGCTGGGGAGGCTCCAAGGAATCCTTCGATGAGCTCAAGGCCGCGCTCGACGGCGAAGACCTGTTGATCCTCACGCCGGATCTTCCCGGCTTTGGGCTGGAACCGGAACCGGATCGTCCGTGGAGCGTGGATGACTATGCCAATTGGGTCGAAGTGTATCTGCAGAAAACCCTACGCCCTACGCCCTACGCCCAAAGTCCTCTTCTCCTCCTCGGTCATTCGCACGGCGGACGCATCGCCATCAAACTCGCAGCCAGACAAACGAACAGCTACAAGCTAGATCACCTCTACCTCTGCGCCGCCGCAGGCATCCGTCACCGGTCACTCAAGCGGCTCCTTGGCAGGATGCTGGCAGGCATCGGACGCGCACTCTTCGCCATCCCCGGTCTCTCAAAGCTGGAGCCGTTTGCGAAGAGAATGCTCTACAAGCTCCTGCGCGAGCACGACTACGAGCGGGCATCGCCCATCATGCGGCAAACCCTCGCAAGGGTCACGGCGGAGGATCTGACTTCCCTCCTTCCGAAGATCGCAGTGCCCACCGATCTCTTCTGGGGCGAGGACGATACGTACACGCCCATCGCTCACGGCCGCCTGATGCATGAGGGCATCCGCGGGAGCGTGCTGCATACATTTGAAGGGACCCGTCACCGCGTGCACCGCGATCGCGCCCTCGAAATCGCCTCTGTCATCCGCGATCATCTCTAA
- a CDS encoding UDP-N-acetylmuramoyl-tripeptide--D-alanyl-D-alanine ligase has protein sequence MSLLLALLTLTATLSPLLTFATLWQVKEWRTDRLREHLRSEGLFVQIFGFVKPLVLLLALPALVLQWLPHVTWTVGVLSLLTVLTIARIALDRQPHPVWTAKAVALMAGAFVFVLAATVWLLLLPLTHTPALAVIPLLSPIALLGSWIVFSPVDALLKRRILAHARRLRKKYADLVVIGITGSVGKTTTKELLLHLLRDTGAHATPAYVNSEVGVARWLIHTLSGTAVPKILIVEMGAYRSGEIRLLSEVTQPIVGIITFVGSQHMALFGSQEKLLSAKAELFDVLPSEGAAIVNGDSPFADQLRPHARCRTVTVGTGGRADLEAFDIEETSAGLRFRAGNTMVTTPLHGTHNVTNVLLAMAAAETLGLKRSDVARKLASFRPPEHTFSVRSVGSLTLLDDTHNASPASFKAAIGWAKAQPAEGKVLLTSGLIELGEGEDRIHAELGVEAVGIFDRVIFTHGRHARAFERGYGKPVEILSKATKPVNHRSLFVCVGRIPEETVRRLLPKS, from the coding sequence ATGTCTCTCCTCCTCGCCCTGCTCACGCTCACGGCCACGCTCTCGCCCCTCCTCACCTTCGCCACCCTCTGGCAGGTGAAAGAGTGGCGGACCGACCGCCTGCGGGAACACCTGCGCAGCGAGGGACTGTTCGTGCAGATCTTCGGCTTTGTAAAACCCCTCGTGCTCCTGCTCGCCCTGCCGGCGCTGGTGTTGCAGTGGCTTCCGCATGTCACCTGGACTGTCGGCGTGCTCTCGCTCCTCACCGTGCTCACCATCGCGCGCATCGCTTTAGACCGGCAGCCGCACCCCGTGTGGACGGCCAAGGCCGTCGCGCTCATGGCGGGAGCCTTCGTCTTCGTCCTGGCGGCGACCGTGTGGCTGCTGCTCCTCCCCCTCACGCATACCCCGGCACTGGCGGTGATTCCCCTGCTCTCCCCCATCGCTCTTTTAGGTTCGTGGATCGTCTTCTCCCCGGTTGATGCCCTGCTCAAACGACGCATCCTTGCGCACGCACGCCGACTGCGAAAGAAGTATGCGGACCTGGTCGTCATCGGCATCACGGGGAGCGTGGGTAAGACCACCACCAAAGAACTGCTCCTGCACCTGCTGCGTGACACCGGTGCGCACGCCACGCCCGCCTACGTGAACTCCGAAGTGGGTGTCGCGCGGTGGCTCATTCACACGCTGTCGGGCACCGCCGTACCGAAGATCCTCATCGTCGAGATGGGCGCCTACCGCAGCGGCGAGATCCGCCTGCTGAGCGAAGTCACACAGCCGATCGTCGGCATCATCACGTTCGTGGGATCGCAGCACATGGCGCTCTTCGGCTCACAAGAGAAACTGCTCTCCGCCAAGGCCGAACTCTTCGACGTGTTGCCATCGGAAGGCGCAGCAATCGTAAACGGAGACAGCCCGTTCGCCGATCAGCTCCGCCCGCACGCACGCTGTCGCACCGTCACCGTAGGCACAGGCGGACGGGCGGATCTGGAAGCATTCGATATTGAGGAAACCTCCGCAGGCCTGCGGTTCCGCGCCGGCAACACCATGGTCACCACTCCGCTGCATGGCACGCACAACGTGACCAATGTCCTGCTCGCCATGGCTGCCGCAGAGACGCTGGGGCTCAAGCGCTCCGATGTCGCGCGCAAGCTCGCAAGCTTCCGGCCGCCCGAACACACATTCTCGGTGCGTTCCGTCGGCTCTCTCACCCTGCTTGATGACACGCACAATGCCAGCCCGGCCAGTTTCAAGGCCGCAATCGGATGGGCCAAAGCCCAGCCAGCCGAGGGCAAGGTGCTCCTCACGAGCGGCCTGATCGAGCTTGGAGAAGGAGAAGACCGCATCCATGCGGAACTGGGCGTGGAAGCAGTGGGCATCTTCGACCGCGTGATCTTCACTCATGGCCGCCACGCCCGCGCCTTCGAACGTGGCTACGGCAAACCCGTGGAGATTCTGTCGAAAGCAACGAAGCCTGTGAACCACCGCTCCCTCTTCGTATGCGTCGGCCGCATTCCCGAAGAAACCGTCCGCCGTTTACTTCCCAAGTCCTAA